The Tamandua tetradactyla isolate mTamTet1 chromosome 8, mTamTet1.pri, whole genome shotgun sequence genome includes a window with the following:
- the LOC143643246 gene encoding olfactory receptor 8D4-like, with protein sequence MRNHSTVTEFVLSGLTDQPELQQPFFFLFLGIYMVTMVGNLGMISIIGLNAQLHTPMYFFLSCLSFIDVCYSSVITPKMLAGLLYRGKMISYSGCMTQLFCFGTFAICECYTLAVMAYDRYVAICNPLLYNVIMSPRVCTLLVAAVFSVGFIGAMIHGGCILRLSFCGTNIIRHYFCDIIPLIKLSCSSTYIDELLIFVIGGFNTVTTSLTIIISYAFILSSILRVNSKEGRSKAFNTCSSHLTAVLIFYGSLMFMYLKPTSSSSVTQEKVSSVLYTTVIPMLNPLIYSLRNREVQNALKKLLRRISS encoded by the coding sequence ATGAGAAATCATTCCACAGTGACCGAGTTTGTTCTTTCAGGATTAACTGACCAACCAGAGCTTCAGCagccttttttcttcctcttcttgggGATATACATGGTCACAATGGTGGGAAACCTTGGCATGATCTCAATAATTGGGTTGAATGCACaacttcacacccccatgtactttttcctgagttgtttgtcttttatagaTGTCTGCTATTCTTCAGTCATCACCCCCAAAATGCTGGCAGGGCTTTTATACAGAGGTAAAATGATCTCCTATTCTGGATGCATGACTCAGCTGTTTTGTTTCGGTACTTTTGCCATTTGCGAATGTTACACGTTGGCAGTAATGGCCTATGATCGCTATGTAGCCATCTGCAACCCTCTCCTCTATAACGTCATCATGTCCCCTCGGGTCTGCACTCTGCTGGTGGCTGCAGTCTTCTCAGTAGGTTTTATTGGTGCCATGATTCATGGAGGTTGTATCTTAAGACTGTCCTTCTGTGGGACAAACATCATTAGACACTATTTCTGTGACATCATTCCCCTTATTAAACTCTCCTGTTCTAGCACTTACATTGATGAGCTTTTGATTTTTGTCATTGGTGGATTTAACACGGTGACCACCAGCCTGACCATCATCATCTCGTATGCTTTTATCCTTTCCAGCATCCTCCGCGTCAACTCTAAAGAGGGCAGGTCCAAGGCATTTAACACCTGCAGCTCCCACCTGACAGCTGTTCTCATATTTTATGGCTCTCTCATGTTCATGTATCTCAAACCCACTTCCAGCAGTTCAGTCACCCAGGAGAAGGTGTCCTCAGTGCTTTACACCACCGTGATTCCCATGCTGAATCCCCTGATATACAGTCTGAGGAACAGGGAAGTACAAAATGCACTGAAGAAACTCTTAAGAAGAATATCTTCATAA